The DNA region GATCGAGCAATTATCTTTAAATCACAACGTTGTTTTGATTATAGATGAGTCGCAAAATTTAACCCCTTCTATGCTGGAGCAAATCCGGTTGTTATCTAATATGGAAACGGAAAAGGAGAAGTTGATTCAAGTTGTCCTGGTTGGCCAGCCTGAACTTCGGGATAAACTTAAGTTACCTTCTTTAAGGCAATTAAGGCAAAGAATAAGCATTCGTTATCATATTACTTCGTTAGACTGTCTGGAAACCAGAAAATACATCTTTCATCGTTTGAACATTGCCGGGTCAAAAGGAAATATATTTTTTAATGAAAAAGCCATAGATGACATATTTGGTTATTCAAAAGGAATCCCCCGCTTAATTAATATGGTTTGTGACAAATCACTGCTGGCCGCATATGTTATGGATACTAAAAAAATTGACGGCCAGATCATAGATAAATGTATCGAGGAAATAGAAGGTCTATGAGTATTGTAGATGATGCATTGAAAAAGGCCGGCCAGCAAAAGAAAAAACCTTTCTTGAAAGAACCTTTCCCGTCTGCCAAAAAGGGATCCAGGGGATGGTTTATATTAATAGGTTTGCTGGTAATTGTTTTTTTGTTTTTAGCAAGGGAATTTTTGGCCGGGACGATTACGCAGGATATCATGCCTAACCGGGTAGTTTTGCGCCAGGAGGTAAACAAAGATATCTCAACACTGCTTCCCAAAAAAGGGATTATAGCGCCTAAAGAGAAAGAGACCATAACACTTGCCGAAAAAAAGGTCATTGCGCTTCCTGGAAAAAAAATCATGGCGTCCAGCAAGAAGGAAATTATAGCGTCTGTCGAGACGGGCATTATAAAGGCAAACATACCTCCAGAGTTGTTTTTAAGCGGAATTATGTATGAAGATGAGGAACCGCTCGCTTTTATTAACGATCGGATATTAAAAGAAGGAGAGTTAATTAAGGGGGCGAAGGTGATGGATATAAAAGCTGATGAGGTGGTGCTGAGATTCAAAGAGAAGAAATTCTCTCTTTTTTTAAGGAGATGACTGTTTGATGTTTAGTTTAACTAAGCCTGAGAAGGGAGTAATAGTTTTTTTGGCGGCAAGCTTTATTTTAGGATGCGGGCTGGTTTATTTTAAAAAAACAAACACCAAGTTTTGCTTATTAAGTCCGGCCGGTGATCAAGAGGCCAATTCTGCAATTATTTGCTCCGTTAGAAAGAACGCTGTTGTAAGAAATGACATCCTTTCTAACGGGGTAAATCTGAATAAGGCAGGGGAAGAAGAATTAATTCAACTTCCCGGGATCGGTTGTATACTGGCAAAGAGAATTATCGATTATCGCAAGCATCATGGCTATTTTACAAAACTGGATGATATCAAGAAGGTTACAGGTATCGGAAACAGGAAGTTTGAGCGAATAAAAGAGCATTTGGCTCTGAAGTGAAACAGCCCTTAGTGTGGCTGGCTGTCTTTTTCTGTCTGGGGATAGCGGCCGCTAATTATTTCGAAGCCCCTTTCTTTTTCCTTTATTTACCTGCCTGCTTGTTTTTAATATTCAGTATCGTCTGGTTCCGAAAGACCGTAATGTTTGTTGTTTTTATCCTCTGTGTTGCTTTTTTTCTCGGCGCTCTCTGCTTAAAGAATTTTCAAACCATTCCTAAATCCCATATCGCTGCAGTCACACCTTATAAATCTAAGATAGTTATTTTAAAAGGCGTTGTTGACAACTGCCCTGAAATTACAGATAAAAGGATAAGTTTTATCTTCAGGGTAAAAGGTTTATTGGAAGGCCGCACGGCACTTAAGGTTTGTGGTAAGGTTTTGATTTATGTTTTCGGGAAGGAAGATCTTTCTTACGGTGAGGAATTAATTCTAAGGGGTTCTTTATACCGGCCTCCTCGATTTTCTATCTTAGGCAAATTAAGTTATGAAAATTATCTGTCTCAGCAGGATATTTATTCCCTGCTGGCTGTTAAGAAATCCACGGTAATCATCCACACCGGAAGAAACTTAGGGAATCCCTTTAAAAAATTTGTCTTTTGGTTGAGGAAGAGAGCAAGTTCTATAATTTCAGAGAATTTATCGCCCCCGGAAGCCAGCATATTAAGCGCAATGCTTTTGGGTGAGCGTAAAGGCGTACCGCGGGCCATAAATGAATCCTTGCTGCGTACCGGAACCTGCCATATCCTGGCAGTTTCCGGGCTTCACGTGGGCATTGTCGCCTTTATCAGTTTACTGTTATTGAGGATTGTCAGAATTTCCGGGAAACCTTGTTATTTTATCGCTATAATTGTGTTAGCCGGCTATGCCTTGCTTACCGGCGCCAGGCCATCAACTGTCAGGGCAGCCATTATGGTTATTACCCTGCTGACCGGGTATTTGATTGACCGCGAAGTAAATATATATAATTCTCTTGCATTGGCAGGGTTGATTATTCTGGGCTTAAATCCCCGGCAGCTTTTTAATATCGGGTTCCAACTTTCCTTTGTTTGTGTTATTTCGATTGTCGCGATTTCTCCCCGGATTAAGTCTTTATTTAACGTGAGATTATTTGGGCTGTTCCGTACCAGAACAAGCTTGGTACAGGGCAGGCGTTTCTTAATCGGGGCTATATCGGTATCATCAGCAGCCTGGTTGGGCAGCTTAGGACTGGTTGCCTATTATTTTGGGATTTTTTCTCCAATAACCATAAT from Candidatus Omnitrophota bacterium includes:
- a CDS encoding AAA family ATPase, with translation MYKDFFELKEKPFNVTPDPKFLFYSRKHQEAFSHLVYGIEERKGFIEITGEIGAGKTTLCRALLSRLDKKTKTALILNSNLSPTQMLKAVVDEFAIIPKGKSKKDLFDGLNEFLIEQLSLNHNVVLIIDESQNLTPSMLEQIRLLSNMETEKEKLIQVVLVGQPELRDKLKLPSLRQLRQRISIRYHITSLDCLETRKYIFHRLNIAGSKGNIFFNEKAIDDIFGYSKGIPRLINMVCDKSLLAAYVMDTKKIDGQIIDKCIEEIEGL
- a CDS encoding general secretion pathway protein GspB, translated to MSIVDDALKKAGQQKKKPFLKEPFPSAKKGSRGWFILIGLLVIVFLFLAREFLAGTITQDIMPNRVVLRQEVNKDISTLLPKKGIIAPKEKETITLAEKKVIALPGKKIMASSKKEIIASVETGIIKANIPPELFLSGIMYEDEEPLAFINDRILKEGELIKGAKVMDIKADEVVLRFKEKKFSLFLRR
- a CDS encoding helix-hairpin-helix domain-containing protein; the protein is MFSLTKPEKGVIVFLAASFILGCGLVYFKKTNTKFCLLSPAGDQEANSAIICSVRKNAVVRNDILSNGVNLNKAGEEELIQLPGIGCILAKRIIDYRKHHGYFTKLDDIKKVTGIGNRKFERIKEHLALK
- a CDS encoding ComEC/Rec2 family competence protein — protein: MKQPLVWLAVFFCLGIAAANYFEAPFFFLYLPACLFLIFSIVWFRKTVMFVVFILCVAFFLGALCLKNFQTIPKSHIAAVTPYKSKIVILKGVVDNCPEITDKRISFIFRVKGLLEGRTALKVCGKVLIYVFGKEDLSYGEELILRGSLYRPPRFSILGKLSYENYLSQQDIYSLLAVKKSTVIIHTGRNLGNPFKKFVFWLRKRASSIISENLSPPEASILSAMLLGERKGVPRAINESLLRTGTCHILAVSGLHVGIVAFISLLLLRIVRISGKPCYFIAIIVLAGYALLTGARPSTVRAAIMVITLLTGYLIDREVNIYNSLALAGLIILGLNPRQLFNIGFQLSFVCVISIVAISPRIKSLFNVRLFGLFRTRTSLVQGRRFLIGAISVSSAAWLGSLGLVAYYFGIFSPITIIANLLVVSILPLLVASGLALITFAGLSPFLGVIFGLNCEFIVTTLLRISSFLAGIPGAYFKLGPIPLGYVFCYYGLLLLAVCFLPVKDTNPSC